From a single Candoia aspera isolate rCanAsp1 chromosome 2, rCanAsp1.hap2, whole genome shotgun sequence genomic region:
- the WDR41 gene encoding WD repeat-containing protein 41 isoform X1, which translates to MLRWLIGGGREPQGLAEKSVQTIGEEQAQNPYTELLVLKGHHDIVRFLVAIDDYRFASAGDDGIVCLWNVQTGEKLFELHAHTQKITALAALPLSDSCKEKCHMILTASADRTVVVWDCENGRQIHRVSCFHSIVKCLTVLQRLDVWLSGGSDLCVWNRKLDLLCKTSHLTDAGKKGIQHVNTYISVMIELPKNCVAAAAGKELIILRLKASRDGTEWDVSEIKRLIDHQDNIVSLVRVSDLIFATGSHAGEMIVWDSLDWTMQAYECNWDASLHVNPQQEIKLSQSQSEMSIQDLTSDEECVFAAVGKGIYVYNLQMKRVIAFQKTAHDSTVLHITKVPNRKLISCSGDGSVRIWELHEKQHLTAEPVPSGFFSIWGFGRTSKQANHTAKKAPESTTTFSLNLTGDLIGHSAAVQMFLYFGEHGLATCSADHLIILWKDGERESRLRSLILFHKLEQTEDCT; encoded by the exons AAATCTGTACAGACCATTGGTGAAGAACAAGCTCAGAATCCTTACACCgagcttcttgtgctgaaaggtCACCATGATATAGTGCGATTTCTAGTGGCAATTGATGACTACAG GTTTGCATCTGCTGGTGATGATGGAATTGTATGTCTCTGGAATGTTCAG actgGAGAAAAGTTATTTGAactgcatgcacatacacaaaaaaTTACAGCTcttgcagctttacctctgtcagATAGTTGTAAAGAAAAATGCCATATGATTTTGACAGCAAGTGCTGACAGAACTGTAGTT GTTTGGGATTGTGAAAATGGCAGGCAGATTCACAGAGTATCCTGTTTTCATTCCATCGTAAAG TGTTTGACTGTTCTTCAAAGGCTGGATGTATGGCTTTCTGgaggaagtgatttgtgtgtttGGAACCGAAAATTAGATCTCTTATGTAAGACAAGTCATCTAACTGATGCAG gtaAAAAGGGAATACAGCATGTCAATAcct ATATCAGTGTTATGATTGAATTGCCGAAAAATTGTGTGGCAGCAGCTGCTGGCAAAGAACTGA TAATTCTAAGATTAAAAGCTTCCAGAGATGGAACTGAATGGGATGTGTCTGAAATAAAACGGCTTATTGATCATCAAGATAATATTGTGTCATTGGTCAGGGTCAGTG ATTTGATTTTTGCAACTGGCTCCCATGCGGGTGAAATGATTGTCTGGGATTCATTGGACTGGACAATGCAAGCATATGAATGCAATTGGGATGCATCCCTTCATGTGAATCCACAGCAAGAAATAAAATTATCACAAAGTCAAAGTGAAATGTCAATTCAGGATTTAACTTCTGATGAGGAG TGTGTGTTTGCTGCTGTTGGCAAGGGCATATATGTATACAACCTTCAGATGAAACGTGTGATTGCCTTCCAGAAGACTGCTCATGATTCCACTGTCCTGCACATTACAAAAGTTCCAAACAG GAAATTAATATCCTGTTCAGGAGATGGTAGTGTTCGTATATGGGAATTACATGAAAAACAACATCTTACAGCGGAACCTGTTCCATCAG GTTTTTTCAGTATCTGGGGATTTGGTAggacaagcaaacaagcaaatcaCACAGCTAAAAAAGCACCAGAGAGTACTACTACTTTTTCCCTCAACCTTACCGGGGATCTGATTGGACACTCTGCAGCTGTGCAG atgTTCCTTTACTTTGGTGAACATGGCCTAGCAACATGCTCTGCTGATCACCTTATTATTTTGTGGAAAGATGGAGAACGAGAGTCTAGATTGCGCAGCTTAATATTATTTCATAAGTTAGAACAAACTGAAGATTGCACTTAA
- the WDR41 gene encoding WD repeat-containing protein 41 isoform X2 — protein MLRWLIGGGREPQGLAEKSVQTIGEEQAQNPYTELLVLKGHHDIVRFLVAIDDYRFASAGDDGIVCLWNVQTGEKLFELHAHTQKITALAALPLSDSCKEKCHMILTASADRTVVVWDCENGRQIHRVSCFHSIVKCLTVLQRLDVWLSGGSDLCVWNRKLDLLCKTSHLTDADISVMIELPKNCVAAAAGKELIILRLKASRDGTEWDVSEIKRLIDHQDNIVSLVRVSDLIFATGSHAGEMIVWDSLDWTMQAYECNWDASLHVNPQQEIKLSQSQSEMSIQDLTSDEECVFAAVGKGIYVYNLQMKRVIAFQKTAHDSTVLHITKVPNRKLISCSGDGSVRIWELHEKQHLTAEPVPSGFFSIWGFGRTSKQANHTAKKAPESTTTFSLNLTGDLIGHSAAVQMFLYFGEHGLATCSADHLIILWKDGERESRLRSLILFHKLEQTEDCT, from the exons AAATCTGTACAGACCATTGGTGAAGAACAAGCTCAGAATCCTTACACCgagcttcttgtgctgaaaggtCACCATGATATAGTGCGATTTCTAGTGGCAATTGATGACTACAG GTTTGCATCTGCTGGTGATGATGGAATTGTATGTCTCTGGAATGTTCAG actgGAGAAAAGTTATTTGAactgcatgcacatacacaaaaaaTTACAGCTcttgcagctttacctctgtcagATAGTTGTAAAGAAAAATGCCATATGATTTTGACAGCAAGTGCTGACAGAACTGTAGTT GTTTGGGATTGTGAAAATGGCAGGCAGATTCACAGAGTATCCTGTTTTCATTCCATCGTAAAG TGTTTGACTGTTCTTCAAAGGCTGGATGTATGGCTTTCTGgaggaagtgatttgtgtgtttGGAACCGAAAATTAGATCTCTTATGTAAGACAAGTCATCTAACTGATGCAG ATATCAGTGTTATGATTGAATTGCCGAAAAATTGTGTGGCAGCAGCTGCTGGCAAAGAACTGA TAATTCTAAGATTAAAAGCTTCCAGAGATGGAACTGAATGGGATGTGTCTGAAATAAAACGGCTTATTGATCATCAAGATAATATTGTGTCATTGGTCAGGGTCAGTG ATTTGATTTTTGCAACTGGCTCCCATGCGGGTGAAATGATTGTCTGGGATTCATTGGACTGGACAATGCAAGCATATGAATGCAATTGGGATGCATCCCTTCATGTGAATCCACAGCAAGAAATAAAATTATCACAAAGTCAAAGTGAAATGTCAATTCAGGATTTAACTTCTGATGAGGAG TGTGTGTTTGCTGCTGTTGGCAAGGGCATATATGTATACAACCTTCAGATGAAACGTGTGATTGCCTTCCAGAAGACTGCTCATGATTCCACTGTCCTGCACATTACAAAAGTTCCAAACAG GAAATTAATATCCTGTTCAGGAGATGGTAGTGTTCGTATATGGGAATTACATGAAAAACAACATCTTACAGCGGAACCTGTTCCATCAG GTTTTTTCAGTATCTGGGGATTTGGTAggacaagcaaacaagcaaatcaCACAGCTAAAAAAGCACCAGAGAGTACTACTACTTTTTCCCTCAACCTTACCGGGGATCTGATTGGACACTCTGCAGCTGTGCAG atgTTCCTTTACTTTGGTGAACATGGCCTAGCAACATGCTCTGCTGATCACCTTATTATTTTGTGGAAAGATGGAGAACGAGAGTCTAGATTGCGCAGCTTAATATTATTTCATAAGTTAGAACAAACTGAAGATTGCACTTAA